From the Candidatus Krumholzibacteriota bacterium genome, one window contains:
- a CDS encoding sigma-54 dependent transcriptional regulator, whose product MSKKVLIVDDEKSIRDVLVKLLSYEKFATLTASDGKSAIETVKNEVVDIVLLDIKMPGIDGIEVLERVKRIDPSLPVVIVSGHGTVETAVEATKLGAFDFIEKPIDMERVLLTVRNGIKQAKLTRQNISLKKRVGGRTKIVGEDESVKEVLGIIERVAGTAARVLVTGENGTGKELVARKIHELSDRSSESFVEVNCAAIPEDLIESELFGHEKGAFTGATTRRIGKFELADEGTLFLDEVGDMSLSAQAKVLRVLQESVFERVGGAEQINVDVRVIAASNKDLVGEAEKGRFRKDLFFRLNVVPIEVPPLRKRRDDIPLLSDFFLKQIGEELGITAKKISPSAIEIMKRYSWPGNVRELRNLIERLCILTKDKEINKSDLSFLAGHGNSDLRNNPFSIDDFQEFREFTEKEFLMRKLRKYEGNISKTARMLGMQRSNLYKKLEKYSIDYRD is encoded by the coding sequence ATGAGTAAAAAGGTTCTTATAGTAGATGATGAGAAGAGCATAAGGGACGTACTGGTAAAACTTCTTTCGTACGAAAAATTTGCGACTCTGACCGCTTCCGACGGGAAAAGCGCGATCGAGACTGTAAAGAACGAAGTAGTTGATATAGTTCTGCTGGATATAAAAATGCCCGGGATAGACGGGATTGAAGTTCTTGAACGAGTTAAAAGGATAGACCCTTCTCTTCCCGTTGTGATCGTTTCAGGTCACGGGACAGTTGAGACAGCCGTGGAAGCCACAAAACTCGGTGCTTTCGATTTTATCGAGAAGCCCATTGATATGGAAAGAGTGCTTCTTACGGTAAGAAATGGGATAAAACAGGCCAAGCTTACGAGGCAGAATATAAGTCTGAAGAAACGTGTGGGAGGAAGAACAAAAATTGTTGGAGAAGACGAGAGTGTCAAGGAAGTTCTCGGTATAATAGAAAGAGTTGCCGGGACTGCCGCCCGTGTATTGGTTACCGGAGAAAATGGAACGGGCAAGGAGCTGGTTGCCAGAAAGATTCATGAGCTTAGTGACCGAAGTTCTGAAAGTTTTGTAGAGGTTAACTGCGCCGCTATTCCGGAGGATCTTATAGAGAGCGAACTCTTCGGTCATGAAAAGGGGGCTTTTACCGGGGCTACAACGAGAAGGATTGGCAAATTCGAGCTAGCCGATGAAGGAACATTATTCCTCGATGAAGTTGGTGATATGAGCCTTTCGGCTCAGGCAAAAGTTCTCCGTGTTCTACAGGAATCTGTATTTGAAAGAGTCGGGGGCGCAGAACAGATAAATGTTGATGTGAGAGTTATAGCTGCTTCCAACAAGGACCTTGTTGGGGAAGCTGAAAAGGGAAGATTCAGGAAAGATCTGTTTTTCAGACTGAACGTTGTTCCTATAGAGGTGCCGCCATTAAGGAAAAGAAGAGACGATATTCCTCTTCTGTCTGATTTCTTCCTGAAGCAGATAGGTGAAGAGCTCGGAATTACAGCGAAAAAGATTTCTCCTTCAGCGATTGAAATAATGAAGCGTTACAGTTGGCCCGGAAATGTTAGAGAACTCAGGAATCTTATCGAAAGATTGTGTATACTAACAAAAGATAAAGAGATTAATAAGAGCGATTTATCTTTTCTAGCAGGTCACGGTAATAGTGATTTGCGGAATAACCCTTTTTCCATTGATGATTTTCAGGAATTCAGGGAATTTACTGAAAAGGAATTTCTTATGAGAAAATTGCGCAAGTATGAGGGCAATATTTCAAAAACAGCCCGTATGCTTGGTATGCAGAGGAGTAATTTGTATAAAAAACTTGAGAAATACAGCATTGATTACAGGGATTGA
- the rlmN gene encoding 23S rRNA (adenine(2503)-C(2))-methyltransferase RlmN, translating into MRNKNIKNLSIKEISLIIDELGEKRHRKTQLLKWLYQKRVTSFYDMANLPLELRKRFDDLFSITSLRLTEKVRSQEDASIKFLLECEDKLVIETVLMEFEKHQTICISSQIGCSLECAFCRTGKNGLERNLRSDEILNQIIFMKDNYIPPRRRYNIVFMGMGEPFLNSGNVFRAIEILNNLDAFALGEKRITVSTIGLPDKIIKAAESDLKFGLAVSLNATTDSVRRKIMPASSNIDDTLSAAEKFAELKGTRTTLEYVLLRDVNDSDSDAKRLAKITSGRPFKINLIPFNRWDSCKFSRPDEERINRFIELLLPRAPAVTVRRSRGKDIGAACGQLSWKKRKMT; encoded by the coding sequence TTGCGGAACAAAAACATAAAGAATCTCTCAATCAAGGAAATCTCTTTAATCATAGATGAACTTGGAGAAAAACGCCACAGAAAAACCCAGCTGCTCAAGTGGTTATACCAGAAAAGGGTAACCAGCTTTTATGATATGGCGAACCTGCCCCTTGAACTGAGGAAAAGGTTCGATGACTTATTTTCAATTACATCACTCCGCTTAACTGAAAAAGTAAGATCTCAAGAAGACGCAAGCATAAAATTCCTCCTTGAATGTGAAGATAAACTTGTAATTGAAACTGTTCTCATGGAGTTCGAAAAGCATCAAACTATCTGCATCTCCAGCCAGATTGGATGTTCCCTGGAATGCGCTTTCTGCAGAACGGGAAAGAACGGCCTTGAAAGAAATCTGCGGAGCGATGAAATCTTAAATCAGATTATATTCATGAAAGACAACTATATACCGCCTCGAAGGAGATATAATATCGTTTTTATGGGAATGGGGGAACCATTTCTTAATTCCGGCAATGTATTCAGGGCGATAGAGATTCTAAACAACCTGGATGCTTTCGCGCTGGGGGAAAAGAGAATTACAGTAAGTACAATTGGTTTACCCGATAAAATAATCAAGGCCGCTGAATCGGACCTAAAATTCGGATTGGCCGTTTCACTGAACGCGACTACCGACAGCGTCAGAAGAAAAATAATGCCTGCTTCGAGTAATATAGATGACACACTTTCCGCGGCCGAGAAATTCGCCGAATTAAAAGGAACACGCACTACTCTGGAATATGTCCTCCTTAGAGACGTAAATGATTCCGACAGTGACGCGAAAAGACTGGCGAAAATAACTTCCGGAAGACCATTTAAAATTAATCTTATCCCTTTTAACAGATGGGACAGCTGCAAATTCAGCAGACCTGATGAAGAAAGAATCAACAGATTTATCGAATTACTACTTCCTAGAGCGCCTGCCGTAACCGTCAGGAGAAGCCGCGGGAAGGATATAGGCGCGGCCTGCGGACAACTCAGCTGGAAAAAGAGGAAGATGACATAA
- a CDS encoding T9SS type A sorting domain-containing protein, with the protein MNWLPDKRLSIAAVFNAVVIAAIFSSAVWGKPRIYSFDNGIEAEIYSSRTIIDEMTERDEDGDLILTVEEGWVYELIDDMSDPSIACKGDGIFYSHSEEDIAAALREVDLDGTMLDIKVEVYLLPFPRRGILRSTARGNKIFLTPGVYELQRQVSAFFVTHEFGHCFQNVYLPKSNKEKWRDYLSLRGIYGDTDYDDLSEHNHRPAEIFAEDFRYMFGGILSRYSGEIENPDLALPEDVDGLKEFFVSLVEGEGFDSRVAYSGGAVSISNYPNPFNPSTTINILFAEEVAANNSTVDVGIYSVDGALVKNLGQRRTDGTDLRIKWDGRTSNGAEAASGVYFCTIRAGEYVKSGKMLLIR; encoded by the coding sequence AACTGGTTACCTGACAAGAGGTTATCAATAGCTGCTGTATTTAACGCTGTAGTTATAGCTGCTATTTTCTCTTCCGCCGTGTGGGGAAAACCCCGCATTTATTCATTCGATAACGGCATTGAGGCTGAAATCTATTCCAGCCGGACAATAATTGATGAAATGACTGAAAGGGATGAAGATGGGGACCTGATTCTTACAGTTGAGGAGGGATGGGTTTATGAGCTTATAGATGACATGTCGGATCCCTCGATAGCCTGTAAAGGTGATGGCATATTTTATTCTCACAGCGAAGAGGATATAGCCGCCGCGCTGAGAGAAGTTGACCTCGACGGAACAATGTTGGATATAAAAGTAGAGGTCTATCTGCTTCCTTTTCCCAGGAGGGGTATTCTCAGAAGCACTGCCCGCGGCAATAAGATCTTCCTTACCCCCGGAGTCTATGAGTTGCAGCGGCAAGTCAGCGCCTTTTTTGTAACTCATGAATTCGGGCATTGTTTTCAGAATGTTTATCTTCCGAAAAGTAATAAGGAAAAATGGCGGGATTATCTTTCGCTCCGCGGTATATACGGCGACACGGATTATGATGACCTGAGTGAGCATAACCACAGGCCTGCCGAGATATTCGCGGAAGATTTCAGATATATGTTTGGAGGGATACTTTCCAGATATTCCGGAGAGATTGAGAATCCGGATCTCGCGTTGCCGGAGGATGTTGACGGATTGAAAGAATTCTTTGTTTCACTTGTCGAGGGCGAGGGATTTGACTCGAGGGTCGCTTACTCTGGCGGCGCGGTATCAATTTCGAATTATCCAAATCCTTTTAATCCGTCAACAACTATAAACATACTTTTTGCCGAAGAGGTTGCCGCCAATAACTCGACAGTTGATGTAGGAATTTACAGCGTCGATGGAGCTCTTGTAAAAAATCTGGGTCAAAGAAGAACAGACGGCACTGATCTGAGGATTAAGTGGGACGGCAGAACATCAAATGGGGCTGAAGCGGCAAGCGGTGTCTATTTCTGTACGATCCGCGCCGGAGAATATGTCAAATCAGGCAAAATGCTTCTTATAAGATAA